In one Neobacillus sp. WH10 genomic region, the following are encoded:
- a CDS encoding GtrA family protein: MTKFLKFGAVGMLNTLITIGSFSLFLYFSVNYLTANITAYIIGMINSFIWNKNWVFQAKAKAKAKASSLIIKFIIVNLITLGINTLLLYGMVQYFNCHTSVAQLISTGIGLVINYVLNNKWTFSEGMKGLTKR; this comes from the coding sequence ATGACAAAATTCCTTAAATTTGGTGCCGTTGGGATGTTAAATACACTTATTACAATAGGGAGTTTCTCGCTGTTTTTATATTTTAGTGTGAATTATCTTACCGCAAATATTACCGCCTATATAATCGGTATGATCAATAGCTTTATTTGGAATAAAAATTGGGTATTCCAAGCAAAAGCAAAAGCAAAAGCAAAAGCCTCTTCGTTAATCATTAAATTCATTATTGTTAATTTAATTACCTTAGGAATTAATACATTGTTACTTTATGGAATGGTTCAATATTTTAATTGTCATACATCTGTAGCCCAACTTATTTCGACTGGTATCGGGTTGGTTATTAATTATGTATTAAACAATAAATGGACATTTAGTGAGGGGATGAAGGGGCTTACTAAAAGATAA
- a CDS encoding MraY family glycosyltransferase → MFYITLVICFFAAIVLTPLVKKLAFLIGATDKPNHRKVHVKIMPRLGGLAIFLSFIIGILIIKPDGEYHLPIVFGAIIIILTGMVDDVKEISPKWKLLGQIAAAAVVVIVGDLRVEFIKLPFGGQVDFGYLSIPLTMIWIIGITNAINLIDGLDGLAGGVSSIALFSIAGMSVVTGNVYVTVMALIVAISTVGFLFYNFHPAKIFMGDTGALFLGFMIGVLSLLGYKSVTFISLVIPIIILGVPISDTFFAIIRRLVNKQPLSAPDKSHLHHCLLKAGFTHRQTVLLIYAMSSVFGLVAFIFSQATVWGSMIVILTLLIGIEIIVEKIGLIRDDYKPLLKLIKGIRPVNIKSR, encoded by the coding sequence ATGTTTTATATTACTCTAGTTATTTGCTTTTTTGCGGCAATAGTCCTCACCCCTTTAGTAAAAAAGTTAGCTTTTCTTATAGGAGCGACAGATAAGCCAAATCATCGAAAAGTACATGTGAAAATAATGCCTAGATTAGGCGGTTTAGCTATATTTTTAAGTTTTATTATTGGAATACTGATCATTAAACCGGATGGAGAATATCATCTCCCTATTGTATTTGGTGCCATTATCATCATTCTAACGGGTATGGTGGACGATGTGAAGGAAATTTCGCCAAAATGGAAATTACTCGGTCAAATTGCAGCTGCGGCAGTTGTCGTAATTGTCGGCGATTTGAGAGTTGAATTTATTAAACTTCCATTTGGCGGCCAAGTTGATTTTGGTTATTTAAGCATTCCGTTAACGATGATTTGGATTATCGGTATTACAAATGCCATTAATTTGATTGATGGTCTAGATGGGTTAGCTGGCGGGGTTTCTTCCATTGCCTTGTTCTCAATTGCTGGAATGTCCGTTGTAACGGGAAATGTTTATGTAACTGTAATGGCATTAATCGTTGCCATAAGCACAGTAGGTTTTCTTTTCTACAATTTTCATCCTGCAAAGATTTTTATGGGTGATACGGGAGCCTTATTCCTTGGATTTATGATCGGCGTTTTATCACTATTAGGGTATAAAAGCGTCACATTTATTTCGCTCGTCATCCCAATTATTATTCTCGGAGTGCCAATATCAGATACATTCTTTGCGATTATTCGAAGATTGGTTAATAAGCAGCCATTATCAGCACCAGACAAATCACATTTACATCATTGCTTATTAAAAGCCGGATTTACACATCGACAAACCGTTCTTCTTATTTATGCAATGAGTTCCGTATTTGGTCTTGTAGCATTCATTTTCTCACAAGCAACTGTTTGGGGCTCCATGATTGTGATCTTAACTCTATTAATTGGTATTGAAATTATCGTTGAAAAGATAGGATTAATCCGTGATGACTATAAACCTTTGTTGAAGTTAATAAAGGGGATACGACCTGTAAATATTAAAAGTCGATAA
- a CDS encoding oligosaccharide flippase family protein, translating to MQKSLYKNIFYKVLLNIFNLVLPLLVGTYVNRALGPKSLGLVQGTESIYSYFLIFASFGVYQYGLREMSRIKDDKQKVSQLFTSLFTISTVTGVITILIYLGFSYFKYEGEIIFPLLMIFGLNLIVNIFLVEWVNEAMENYDFITIKTIIVRSIYVILIFVFIHTADDYKEYAILLVVTAFLNNIISFVYIKRKIKFDFRNIKIKPHLKPMFLVVIFANANVLYTLLDRIMLLEFKNPKAVSFYVIPQQIMGIISTLLLSVIQVTIPRLSYMLGSDDEQSYNTLLNNISKVYFAFLFPAAVGLYLIADIGLLIYAGNSYIEAAPVLNVFAFYMVILGIDSILANQIMYVKKKEHILVRLSFLCGFINLLLKIVLIKFNMFTPRNAILTTAIANLLFILIEYGYIRRFLKVNYYLFDFSKWKYLLYSLVFIPITYGLRHVVSGPIPIFIVVVSVNMFLYIVILIITKDNIVMVAFEKLKKRFRRP from the coding sequence ATGCAAAAATCATTGTATAAAAATATTTTTTATAAGGTATTGTTAAATATCTTTAATTTAGTTTTGCCACTCTTAGTTGGGACGTATGTAAATAGGGCATTAGGGCCGAAATCTCTCGGTCTGGTCCAAGGGACAGAATCCATTTATAGCTATTTTCTCATCTTCGCAAGCTTTGGTGTATACCAATACGGTCTTCGCGAGATGAGCAGGATAAAGGATGATAAACAAAAGGTTAGTCAGCTGTTTACTAGTCTATTTACGATTAGTACGGTTACAGGAGTCATCACCATCCTAATCTATTTAGGCTTTAGTTATTTTAAGTATGAAGGAGAAATCATTTTTCCACTCCTAATGATTTTTGGCTTAAATTTAATCGTCAATATTTTCCTCGTTGAATGGGTAAATGAAGCGATGGAAAACTACGACTTTATTACGATTAAAACGATTATCGTAAGAAGTATTTACGTCATCTTAATTTTTGTTTTTATTCATACTGCAGATGACTATAAAGAATATGCAATACTCTTGGTGGTGACAGCTTTCCTAAATAATATCATCAGCTTTGTCTATATTAAACGGAAGATAAAGTTTGATTTTAGGAATATCAAGATTAAGCCACACTTGAAGCCCATGTTCCTTGTTGTCATTTTTGCAAATGCGAATGTGTTATATACTTTGCTGGACCGGATCATGCTGTTAGAGTTCAAAAATCCGAAAGCCGTATCATTCTATGTTATACCCCAACAGATTATGGGGATAATAAGCACTCTTTTATTAAGCGTGATTCAGGTAACGATACCTAGACTCTCATATATGTTGGGATCGGATGATGAACAATCGTATAATACCCTCCTGAATAATATTTCCAAGGTGTATTTTGCCTTCCTCTTTCCTGCTGCAGTTGGATTGTATCTTATTGCAGATATTGGTCTGCTTATTTATGCAGGGAATAGTTATATTGAAGCTGCACCAGTTTTAAATGTATTTGCTTTTTATATGGTGATTCTTGGGATTGATTCCATCCTAGCGAATCAGATTATGTATGTGAAAAAGAAAGAGCATATTCTCGTTCGATTATCTTTCCTTTGTGGTTTTATTAATTTATTGTTAAAAATCGTTTTGATAAAATTCAATATGTTTACACCGAGAAATGCCATTTTGACAACAGCAATAGCTAATTTACTCTTTATTTTAATAGAATATGGCTATATTCGCCGTTTTTTAAAAGTGAATTATTACTTGTTTGATTTTAGTAAGTGGAAATATTTGTTGTATTCATTAGTGTTTATTCCAATCACCTATGGATTAAGACATGTTGTTTCAGGACCCATTCCAATATTTATTGTTGTAGTATCAGTGAATATGTTTCTATATATTGTGATATTGATCATAACAAAAGATAATATTGTTATGGTTGCATTTGAAAAATTAAAAAAACGCTTCAGACGTCCATAA